The proteins below come from a single Malus domestica chromosome 03, GDT2T_hap1 genomic window:
- the NAC5 gene encoding NAC domain-containing protein 18: MECTDSSAGSQQQQHQQPPPPQPNLPPGFRFHPTDEELVVHYLKKKATSAPLPVAIIAEVDLYKFDPWELPAKATFGEQEWYFFSPRDRKYPNGARPNRAATSGYWKATGTDKPVLTSGDTQKVGVKKALVFYGGKPPKGIKTNWIMHEYRLADNKPNNKPPGCDLGNKKNSMRLDDWVLCRIYKKNNTHRPMDHEREDSMEDIMGPLMPPSISHVGHHQNMKLHFPKSNSSYGPPFMENDQIFFDGIMSSTDGSASTHQLQLKRPIVPSWYWNNQEDDQTAADPSSSKRIQLHQLDNGTNSNGAGINGGSTNNNSSSIANLLSQLPQTPPLHQHAVLGSLGDGIFRTPYQLPGMNWYSESNLG, translated from the exons ATGGAGTGCACCGACTCGTCCGCGGGCTCACAACAGCAACAGCACCAGCAGCCGCCACCTCCGCAGCCAAACCTGCCGCCCGGGTTCCGCTTCCACCCGACGGACGAAGAGCTAGTCGTCCACTATCTCAAGAAAAAGGCCACCTCCGCTCCCCTCCCGGTTGCTATTATCGCTGAAGTCGACCTTTACAAGTTCGACCCCTGGGAGCTCCCAG CTAAGGCTACGTTTGGAGAGCAAGAGTGGTATTTTTTCAGTCCTAGGGACCGGAAGTACCCGAACGGAGCGAGACCCAATAGGGCAGCGACTTCCGGGTATTGGAAAGCGACGGGGACTGATAAGCCGGTGCTGACTTCCGGCGATACTCAGAAAGTTGGTGTGAAAAAAGCACTTGTGTTCTATGGAGGAAAACCCCCAAAAGGAATTAAAACCAATTGGATTATGCACGAGTACAGGCTTGCTGATAACAAGCCCAACAACAAGCCACCTGGGTGTGACTTGGGCAACAAGAAGAACTCCATGAGG CTTGATGATTGGGTGCTGTGTAGAATTTACAAGAAGAACAACACGCATAGGCCGATGGATCATGAGAGGGAGGATTCCATGGAGGACATAATGGGACCATTGATGCCACCATCCATAAGTCATGTGGGCCACCATCAGAATATGAAGCTGCACTTTCCAAAATCTAATTCGAGTTATGGACCGCCTTTCATGGAAAATGACCAAATATTTTTTGATGGGATAATGAGCAGCACCGACGGATCAGCTTCTACTCATCAGCTGCAACTAAAACGGCCAATAGTTCCATCTTGGTACTGGAATAATCAGGAAGATGATCAGACGGCTGCTGATCCTTCATCAAGCAAGAGAATACAACTGCACCAATTGGACAATGGTACTAATTCTAATGGTGCTGGGATTAATGGTGGTTCTACAAATAACAATTCTAGTTCTATTGCCAATCTACTTTCCCAGCTTCCACAGACGCCACCATTGCACCAACATGCAGTTCTGGGGTCACTTGGCGACGGTATATTCCGGACGCCATATCAACTGCCTGGAATGAATTGGTATTCTGAGTCCAATTTGGGATAG